A single genomic interval of Deinococcus radiotolerans harbors:
- a CDS encoding WD40 repeat domain-containing protein codes for MNASALALSAALALSGAASALTLSKPTVYTVPGADSHLAAFLPGGQVAVDADNAVLILDQNLKTVRGWYTLQGSVRALSASPDGTRVAALSRDRWAVWNAQTGQEIRSGKPEYDTTLAFAADNTLLLLEDGTLSRMDLTSGQKTEVLGDGEAYDVRVSADGTLAAVIYEDRVDLVTLADAKVVASGEISDDWDGLEATFSPDGQAAVIRTGSQALLLRAGQDQATEIEGGEDFSLDGSVLFLNPAQFLYAEYGDGQLFDAQTGETVGDTLDLSSFDTLVGGPDGRVLSLGGSVGLLQLEALDAPARPQVKLPSANTWSGAFIGGVPHAGLGEFINLKTGKGLNVGNRERLYATETQGEQVWTLNGSGSVNVYRAGKIVKLPALNSKVEYETLHTSPDGRYAAVSGYDGLALLDGQTAKVVKQFTPAQLKVKDIHDALPTPDGKAVLVIPHEGNPLRVDVATGKVQAAVNLPADASAEEFQQSRGGTLAVAYSVDDVYAVALFKPGATTPFKTLKFATATRTLRFSPDGKLLAVLTGDAQNALQVFDTASGSLLARTGQFSLRTSLLSWSANGTQLMVGAGQQGQPGSVSVYDVKR; via the coding sequence ATGAACGCCTCTGCCCTGGCCCTGAGTGCCGCGCTCGCCCTGAGTGGCGCCGCGTCCGCGCTGACCCTGTCGAAACCCACCGTGTACACCGTGCCCGGCGCGGACTCGCACCTCGCCGCGTTCCTGCCGGGCGGACAGGTGGCCGTGGACGCCGACAACGCCGTGCTGATCCTCGACCAGAACCTGAAGACCGTGCGCGGCTGGTACACCCTGCAGGGCAGCGTGCGGGCCCTGAGCGCCAGCCCTGACGGCACCCGCGTCGCCGCGCTGAGCCGCGACCGCTGGGCCGTATGGAACGCGCAGACCGGGCAGGAGATCCGCAGCGGTAAACCCGAGTACGACACCACGCTGGCCTTCGCGGCCGACAACACGCTGCTGCTGCTTGAAGACGGCACGCTGAGCCGGATGGACCTGACCAGTGGCCAGAAGACCGAGGTGCTCGGCGACGGTGAGGCGTACGACGTGCGGGTCAGCGCCGACGGCACGCTGGCCGCCGTGATCTACGAGGACCGCGTGGACCTCGTGACCCTGGCCGACGCGAAAGTCGTGGCCAGCGGCGAGATCAGCGACGACTGGGACGGCCTGGAAGCCACCTTCAGCCCCGACGGGCAGGCCGCCGTGATCCGCACCGGCAGTCAGGCCCTGCTGCTGCGCGCCGGGCAGGACCAGGCCACCGAGATTGAGGGCGGCGAGGACTTCAGCCTGGACGGCAGCGTGCTGTTCCTGAACCCCGCGCAGTTCCTGTACGCCGAGTACGGCGATGGCCAGCTGTTCGACGCGCAGACGGGCGAGACCGTCGGGGACACCCTGGACCTGAGCAGCTTCGACACGCTGGTCGGCGGGCCGGACGGACGGGTCCTCAGCCTGGGCGGCAGCGTGGGTCTCCTGCAACTGGAGGCGCTGGACGCCCCGGCCCGCCCGCAGGTGAAGCTGCCCAGCGCGAACACCTGGAGTGGCGCATTCATTGGCGGCGTGCCGCACGCGGGCCTGGGGGAATTCATCAACCTGAAGACCGGCAAGGGCCTGAACGTCGGGAACCGCGAGCGCCTGTACGCCACGGAAACGCAGGGTGAGCAGGTGTGGACCCTGAACGGCAGCGGCAGCGTGAACGTATACCGCGCCGGGAAGATCGTGAAACTCCCCGCCCTGAACAGCAAAGTCGAGTACGAGACCCTGCACACCTCCCCCGATGGCCGCTACGCCGCGGTCAGCGGCTACGATGGCCTAGCGCTGCTGGACGGCCAGACGGCCAAGGTGGTCAAGCAGTTCACGCCCGCGCAGCTGAAGGTCAAGGACATTCACGACGCGCTGCCCACCCCGGACGGCAAGGCCGTGCTGGTCATCCCGCACGAGGGCAACCCGCTGCGCGTGGACGTCGCGACCGGCAAAGTGCAGGCGGCCGTGAACCTGCCCGCCGACGCCTCGGCCGAGGAGTTCCAGCAGAGTCGGGGCGGCACGCTGGCCGTCGCGTACTCCGTAGATGACGTGTACGCCGTGGCGCTGTTCAAACCCGGCGCGACCACACCGTTCAAAACGCTGAAGTTCGCCACGGCGACCCGGACGCTGCGGTTCAGCCCGGACGGCAAGCTGCTGGCCGTCCTGACCGGCGACGCGCAGAACGCTTTGCAGGTGTTCGACACCGCCAGCGGCAGCCTGCTGGCCCGCACCGGGCAGTTCAGCCTGCGCACCAGCCTGCTCAGCTGGTCGGCCAACGGCACGCAGCTGATGGTCGGGGCCGGTCAGCAGGGCCAGCCGGGCAGCGTCAGCGTGTACGACGTGAAACGCTGA
- a CDS encoding DUF1501 domain-containing protein, with the protein MTNRRDFLKLSALAVAATSGMPGFLARAATQAGGTKTLVVVQLTGGNDGLNTLIPYSNGAYYAARPNIAIPKKDVLTVTPDLGMHPALRPLMKLWDDGHLAWMENVGYPNPNRSHFASMAIWHTADPAQAQADGWIGRIAEKIGDPFCASNLGAATPQALQASEFSLPSIDSVDNFQLKLPGGMETPFQSLLNSPRSGEAAYLTRATRQMLKNTARVQENVKKYKAGATYPDTKFASQLRDAARLIAAGVGQRVIYVSLGGFDTHAGQRAEQDGLLGTLAGGLSAFQADLERQGLAKDVIVMGFSEFGRRVAENGSAGTDHGKGSVMFAFGQGVKGGVHGSSPDLEDLSEGDIKYRQDFRGVYAEALTRWLNLDARGILGGTFTGPRWIA; encoded by the coding sequence GTGACCAACCGACGTGATTTCCTGAAACTGTCCGCCCTGGCGGTCGCCGCCACGAGCGGCATGCCCGGCTTCCTGGCCCGCGCCGCCACCCAGGCCGGCGGCACGAAGACCCTGGTGGTCGTGCAGCTGACCGGCGGGAACGACGGCCTGAACACCCTGATTCCCTACAGCAACGGCGCGTACTACGCCGCGCGGCCCAACATCGCCATCCCGAAAAAGGACGTGCTGACCGTCACGCCCGACCTGGGCATGCACCCCGCCCTGCGACCTCTGATGAAACTCTGGGACGACGGGCACCTCGCGTGGATGGAGAACGTCGGGTACCCCAACCCGAACCGCAGTCACTTCGCCAGCATGGCCATCTGGCACACCGCGGACCCCGCGCAGGCGCAGGCGGACGGCTGGATCGGGCGGATCGCGGAGAAGATCGGCGACCCGTTCTGCGCCAGCAATCTGGGGGCCGCCACGCCGCAGGCCCTCCAGGCCAGCGAGTTCAGCCTGCCCAGCATCGACTCGGTGGACAACTTCCAGCTGAAACTCCCGGGCGGGATGGAGACCCCCTTCCAGTCCCTGCTGAACTCCCCGCGCAGCGGCGAGGCCGCGTACCTGACCCGCGCCACCCGCCAGATGCTGAAGAACACGGCCCGCGTGCAGGAGAACGTCAAGAAGTACAAGGCGGGCGCCACGTACCCGGACACGAAGTTCGCCTCGCAGCTGCGGGATGCCGCGCGCCTGATCGCCGCCGGGGTGGGGCAGCGCGTGATCTACGTGTCGCTGGGCGGCTTCGACACGCACGCCGGGCAGCGCGCCGAGCAGGACGGCCTGCTGGGCACCCTCGCTGGGGGCCTGAGTGCCTTCCAGGCTGACCTGGAACGCCAGGGCCTCGCCAAGGACGTGATCGTGATGGGCTTCTCCGAGTTCGGGCGGCGCGTCGCGGAGAACGGCAGCGCGGGCACCGACCACGGCAAGGGCAGCGTCATGTTCGCGTTCGGGCAGGGCGTCAAGGGCGGCGTGCACGGCAGCAGCCCCGACCTTGAAGACCTGTCCGAAGGGGACATCAAGTACAGGCAGGACTTCCGGGGTGTGTACGCCGAGGCCCTGACCCGCTGGCTGAACCTGGACGCGCGCGGCATCCTGGGCGGCACCTTCACCGGGCCGCGCTGGATCGCGTGA
- a CDS encoding RNB domain-containing ribonuclease has product MTLPDLTPAQRTEVELLARGKQEKSRTMRDLSQPETPEAAHALLLRAGLWTDARTPYADRLGAALTPVALDVPPFAPETRLDLTHLDTFAIDDEGNRDPDDAVGIEVLPGGLTRLWVHVADVAALAPADSPLDLEARARGATLYLPDRTIGMLPDALVEQAGLGLHATSPALSISLDLDEDGNADAVDVQLTTVRVQRLTYTEAQERLDAGAEPFMTLARLAAASRELRVQEGALSIDLPEVRVKADETGAAVTPLPKPEMRAVVQECMTLAGWAAAIYADDHAIALPFATQDPPHREVRGDTLPAQWARRRTLARTRFQPAPGPHAGMGLDLYTQATSPMRRYLDLVVHQQLRAHLAGQDGLSGKEVAARVAQAQMNADATRQAERLSRRHHTLRFIAAQPEREWDAVVVDRRGPQATLLIPDLAFDLPVSTPAAPGTALRVQLGDVNLPNLTLRARVIAAV; this is encoded by the coding sequence ATGACCCTGCCCGACCTCACGCCCGCTCAGCGCACCGAAGTGGAACTGCTCGCCCGGGGCAAACAAGAGAAGAGCCGCACCATGCGCGACCTGAGCCAGCCGGAAACGCCTGAGGCCGCGCACGCGCTGCTGCTGCGCGCGGGCCTGTGGACCGACGCCCGCACGCCGTACGCCGACCGCCTGGGAGCGGCCCTGACGCCCGTGGCGCTGGACGTACCGCCCTTCGCACCGGAGACGCGACTGGACCTGACGCACCTGGACACCTTCGCCATTGACGACGAGGGCAACCGCGATCCGGACGACGCGGTGGGCATCGAGGTGCTGCCGGGCGGCCTGACGCGCCTGTGGGTGCACGTGGCGGACGTGGCCGCGCTGGCCCCCGCGGACAGCCCGCTGGACCTGGAAGCCCGCGCGCGCGGCGCGACGCTGTACCTCCCGGACCGCACGATCGGCATGCTGCCGGACGCGCTGGTCGAGCAGGCGGGCCTGGGCCTGCACGCCACCAGCCCCGCGCTGAGCATCAGCCTGGACCTGGATGAGGACGGCAATGCTGACGCTGTGGACGTGCAGCTGACCACGGTCCGCGTGCAGCGCCTCACGTACACCGAGGCGCAGGAGCGGCTGGACGCGGGCGCCGAGCCGTTCATGACGCTGGCCCGGCTGGCCGCCGCGAGCCGTGAGCTGCGCGTGCAGGAGGGTGCGTTAAGCATCGACCTGCCCGAGGTGCGCGTGAAGGCCGACGAGACGGGCGCTGCCGTCACGCCGCTGCCCAAGCCGGAGATGCGGGCGGTCGTGCAGGAGTGCATGACGCTGGCCGGGTGGGCTGCGGCGATCTACGCGGACGACCACGCCATTGCGCTGCCGTTCGCCACGCAAGACCCACCGCACCGTGAGGTGCGCGGCGACACGCTGCCCGCGCAGTGGGCGCGGCGGCGCACGCTGGCCCGCACCCGCTTCCAGCCGGCGCCGGGACCGCACGCAGGGATGGGCCTGGACCTGTACACGCAGGCGACCAGTCCCATGCGGCGGTACCTGGACCTGGTGGTGCACCAGCAGCTGCGGGCGCACCTGGCCGGGCAGGACGGCCTGAGTGGCAAGGAGGTCGCGGCGCGCGTGGCGCAGGCGCAGATGAACGCGGACGCCACCCGGCAGGCCGAGCGCCTGAGCCGACGCCACCACACCCTGCGCTTCATTGCCGCGCAGCCCGAGCGGGAGTGGGACGCGGTGGTCGTGGACCGCCGGGGGCCGCAGGCGACGCTGCTCATTCCGGATCTGGCGTTCGATCTGCCGGTCAGCACGCCGGCTGCGCCCGGCACGGCGCTGCGCGTGCAGCTGGGCGACGTGAACCTGCCGAACCTAACGTTGCGCGCCCGGGTGATCGCCGCTGTCTGA